A genomic region of Papaver somniferum cultivar HN1 chromosome 7, ASM357369v1, whole genome shotgun sequence contains the following coding sequences:
- the LOC113295912 gene encoding prothymosin alpha-like — MTSSSDYSSSTSDEDSRIPLPKARANMDHDKKIINSMSLDELKAARDELLKKKKREEILDEYREKRRRIQRKTLEAEERLRSRPYGVASDSDAEEEEEELVWDLTEHKNGDVEEEFLDDSDSDSEKESGEDSLEDDDDNDDDESDASDDYHGS; from the exons ATGACCTCCAGCAGTGATTATTCTTCTAGCACTTCTGACGAGGATTCCAGGATTCCTTTGCCCAAAGCACGTGCCAATATGGATCATgataaaaagataataaatagCATGTCCCTCGATGAGCTGAAAGCTGCTCGCGATGAActcttgaagaagaaaaaaagggaaGAGATACTTGATGAGTATCGAGAGAAGAGACGCAGAATTCAACGGAAAACACTAGAAGCCGAGGAGAGACTCCGATCCCGTCCTTATGGTGTAGCCTCAGATTCAgatgctgaagaggaagaagaggaacttGTATGGGATCTAACAGAGCACAAAA ATGGCGATGTCGAAGAAGAATTCCTTGATGATTCAGACAGTGATTCCGAGAAAGAGTCCGGAGAGGATTCCTtagaggatgatgatgataacGATGACGACGAATCGGATGCCTCTGACGATTATCATGGCTCATAA